Proteins from one Mytilus galloprovincialis chromosome 11, xbMytGall1.hap1.1, whole genome shotgun sequence genomic window:
- the LOC143051257 gene encoding uncharacterized protein LOC143051257: MSNIIKKICKSCGLISLIENNKCTQCGAKYTEGDVAKITYQLEQQQILPGILKPKIHHTDVNKPTLVDASSYGKIRVKENKKSGNSNQTIGQMEFNKPTSRGASPYGGIPIQENKQSDEYVEARRDYDDEHFQFKKGDIITVTNKKIDGFIDGRIGTLEVTFPAKYSKPFDNYPERLMQIVVAVDVNYEGILKVEVGDIVKLKNKYSDYYWVEYKGEEGWIPVICADFTSSNEENKEEIRIILLGKTGSGKSATGNLIIGNRIFKSNLSGKSVTKNCQKFEGKCNGKQLVIIDTPGLFDTTLSHTAINDELIRCAHLSLPGPHVFLIVLQITRLTNEETEALEQLFDIFGTSMGNYSIIVFTRSDELKREGKSIESFVEETGLPITDFIRKCNDRYIAIDNHATGQDKDEMVTALLKVITDVVNDNSGCHFTNKIIEEAGEALITLNTTENLQQLDESLYNPDDDEDLFDDDFDEDECDSVSVESHDSGVSVPNQPIYDEIHAEFRSTVINLNNRIDETQLEIKRTELFRKNVQVKTKKDIEEIDVELKKKKAEVLEVTVKLNHVTNQYRKCEHQKRGLEREVQIDLQECDLKLKQLIKTKKGLEKQKKQIEQKKTELRQKISKESESLQTKLNTPENGCFIM; this comes from the exons atgtcaaatattatAAAGAAGATATGTAAATCATGCGGactaatcagtttaattgagaacAATAAATGCACACAATGTGGAGCTAAGTATACCGAAGGAG aTGTAGCTAAAATAACATATCAACTTGAACAACAGCAAATATTACCAGGCATTTTAAAACCCAAAATTCACCATACTGATGTTAACAAACCAACTTTAGTTGATGCCTCCTCGTATGGAAAGATTCGtgtgaaagaaaacaaaaaatcag GCAATTCAAACCAAACAATTGGACAAATGGAATTTAACAAACCAACTTCACGTGGTGCATCTCCGTACGGAGGGATTCCTATTCAAGAAAACAAACAATCAG ATGAGTATGTGGAAGCCAGGCGGGATTACGATGATGaacattttcaatttaaaaaaggaGATATTATAACTGTTACTAACAAAAAAATTGATGGGTTTATAGACGGCAGAATTGGTACATTGGAGGTTACATTCCCTGCAAAATATAGTAAACCGTTTGATAACTATCCAG AAAGATTAATGCAAATTGTCGTAGCTGTTGACGTAAATTATGAAGGAATATTGAAAGTAGAGGTTGGGGATATAgttaaactgaaaaataaatattcagaTTACTACTGGGTGGAATATAAAGGAGAGGAAGGATGGATTCCTGTTATATGTGCAGATTTTACATCGAGTAATGAAG AAAACAAAGAGGAAATTCGAATCATATTGCTAGGGAAAACCGGATCAGGCAAGAGCGCCACTGGTAATTTAATTATTGGAAACAGAATATTTAAGTCTAATCTCAGTGGCAAGTCGGTtactaaaaattgtcaaaaatttgaaGGCAAATGCAATGGTAAACAATTAGTAATAATAGATACACCCGGACTGTTTGACACGACTTTATCACATACTGCAATCAATGACGAACTTATTCGATGCGCTCATTTGTCATTACCAGGGCCACATGTATTTTTGATTGTGTTACAAATAACAAGATTAACAAACGAGGAAACCGAGGCTTTAGAAcaattatttgacatttttggcACATCTATGGGGAATTATTCCATAATAGTCTTCACAAGATCCGATGAATTAAAAAGAGAAGGGAAAAGTATCGAGTCGTTTGTTGAGGAAACAGGTTTACCAATCACTGATTTCATTAGGAAATGCAATGATCGTTATATTGCAATAGACAACCATGCCACGGGACAAGACAAAGATGAAATGGTGACGGCATTGTTAAAAGTGATAACAGATGTAGTAAATGATAACAGCGGATgtcattttacaaataaaataattgaagaaGCGGGGGAAGCCCTTATAACATTGAATACAACAGAGAATTTACAGCAACTAGACGAATCTTTGTATAACCCAGACGACGACGAGGATCTATTTGATGACGATTTCGACGAAGATGAATGCGACAGTGTTTCTGTTGAAAGCCATGATTCCGGGGTTTCAGTACCTAATCAACCTATTTATGATGAAATACATGCAGAATTTCGGTCGACTGTGATTAATCTCAATAATCGTATCGACGAAACTCAGCTGGAAATTAAACGCACAGAGTTATTTAGAAAGAACGTACAGGTTAAAACCAAGAAAGATATAGAAGAGATCGATGtagaattgaaaaagaaaaaagcagAAGTCTTAGAAGTCACAGTAAAACTAAACCATGTTACAAACCAATATCGTAAATGTGAACACCAAAAGAGAGGATTGGAGCGTGAAGTACAAATCGACCTCCAAGAATGTGACCTAAAGTTGAAGCAGCTAATCAAAACGAAAAAGGGTCTCGAGAAACAGAAGAAACAAATAGAACAAAAAAAGACTGAGTTGAGACAAAAAATTTCTAAAGAGTCTGAGAGTTTGCAAACAAAACTAAATACCCCTGAAAACGGTTGCTTTATAATGTAG
- the LOC143051258 gene encoding uncharacterized protein LOC143051258 — MCLISHAGFLRFSEMVNLKRSDLNFTDIHVSLLIQKSKTDHYREGTQVLIAKTDTQTCPVSMLEKYLLLSNIDAPSSDYIFRSIYLCKKSKSYKLRGLKPLSYTRVREIILSALESIGLDKSKFGLHSLRSGGATAAASDGIHDRLFKKHGRWASDKAKDGYVRENIKEKLTVSKSLGI, encoded by the coding sequence ATGTGTCTTATTAGCCATGCAGGGTTTTTAAGATTTTCTGAAATGGTAAATTTAAAAAGATCTGATTTAAATTTTACTGATATACATGTCTCTTTGCTCATACAAAAAAGCAAAACTGATCATTATAGAGAAGGCACACAGGTTTTAATTGCTAAAACAGATACACAAACATGCCCTGTTAGTATGTTagagaaatatttattattatccaATATTGACGCACCATCTTCAGATTATATATTTAGAtccatttatttatgtaaaaaatctaAGTCTTACAAACTGAGAGGTCTTAAACCTTTATCATATACTAGAGTAAGAGAAATTATATTATCAGCTCTTGAATCTATCGGTTTAGATAAGTCCAAATTTGGATTACATAGCTTGAGATCAGGTGGAGCTACTGCAGCTGCATCAGATGGCATTCATGATAGATTATTCAAGAAGCATGGTAGATGGGCTTCAGATAAAGCAAAAGATGGCTATGTAAgagaaaatataaaagaaaaactgaCAGTGTCTAAAAGTTTGGgaatataa